A single genomic interval of Flavihumibacter rivuli harbors:
- a CDS encoding SusC/RagA family TonB-linked outer membrane protein: MLMRRSPSLMFIGLLLLLLFPVSTLLAQDRVVTGIVLEQKNGQPLEGATISLKGGSASTLTDASGRFQLSLPGGKQVLTISFVEYEPQVITVGETQQSISVRLIEKGGRQLNDVVVVGYQKQSLKKTTSSVQVVSGKSIENMPAPSFEQLLQGKVSGVNIQNFSGEPGVRNTFTVRGNSTIVTDLNGGLDDARTLSTPLYVIDGIPISVTDLESTSSTGTNYLAGININDIESIVVQKDAAATAVWGSRGANGVIVIKTKRGRTGKPQLRFSFYTGLTKKPELMRTVAGAEERWQKLGLMRDYGTYQNLANIPQVLSDSLNPAFNNATDWQDLFYQDGKVNNADMSVSAGNETVNYRLGINYYDEEGIIRQTGFKRFSIRGNFDFRVSKKFNINLNLSATRLDRKRGLGRGRNDIVPINAATMPASFYALTDEDKAFYYGGYDKQKDKNQSDAFTAYVQANYDIVRGLQYSFQGSLSSTADRRNRFQPKEITPDGRSYAASFQNNYFQYYLANVLTGSKTLGKGHNFGVVLTQSFQLDDKQGSSLEGFNVPDENIQVVSGVPQRDLYGYSYAQQSGLLSFMGQLSYDYKQKYILNASWRADASSRFGQDSKWGYFPSVSAAYILSEEKFMERFNWIDLFKIRGSYGLSGTMPEDFYAPFNVWNVNQGTYNGIVMATPSFNKPLTLPNLTWNKSNQLNIGFDLFMFNNRVNITVDAYRRNSLNPILNLPFPFYTGYTSQTYNAPLNILNEGVDLQIQTRNLPRNSAVQWTTNLNMSFNKNRIASLPNGNRTFYSSSYNYNQELIFAVGQPIYTWAQMQYNGVYNRMGEIPVNPLTGQRLTYFKTYYPVQPGFPIWTDVNQDWDVWSDEDKGEAKGDLVATGDPNPKVVGGLYNEFTWKGFSLGILCTYTFGRDIINNHLSSQFQNVWNFGDINNFASQRLPDLSQFNYWVPTMAGKDKTGSADFPSLNPYGPNYYQFLPFSTLWNENGSYFKIRNISMGYNFNPSLLKRIGLQGARIYSIVDNIYTFQQASVPDAELVSPQGEYRGTAYPLPRKYTLGFEVTF, encoded by the coding sequence ATGCTTATGCGTAGATCGCCATCATTGATGTTCATCGGCCTTCTGCTGCTGCTGCTCTTTCCTGTCAGTACACTCCTGGCACAGGACCGTGTGGTAACAGGAATAGTACTGGAGCAAAAGAACGGTCAACCATTGGAAGGGGCAACCATCTCCCTCAAAGGAGGATCGGCTTCCACCCTTACCGATGCTTCGGGACGTTTTCAATTGTCCCTGCCGGGAGGCAAACAGGTCCTTACCATTTCCTTTGTCGAGTATGAACCGCAGGTCATTACTGTTGGTGAAACACAGCAGAGTATCAGTGTGCGACTGATCGAGAAAGGAGGCCGCCAATTGAATGATGTGGTGGTGGTAGGTTACCAGAAACAATCACTCAAGAAGACCACGAGTTCCGTGCAGGTGGTATCAGGCAAATCCATTGAGAACATGCCTGCACCAAGTTTCGAGCAGCTCCTGCAGGGAAAGGTTTCCGGTGTGAACATCCAGAATTTTTCCGGCGAACCCGGTGTGCGCAACACCTTTACCGTGCGCGGTAACTCCACCATTGTGACCGACCTGAACGGTGGATTGGATGATGCGAGGACGCTGAGTACGCCACTCTATGTAATTGATGGAATTCCCATTTCCGTTACTGACCTGGAGAGCACTTCCAGCACGGGTACGAACTACCTGGCAGGCATTAACATCAACGATATTGAAAGTATTGTGGTGCAGAAGGATGCTGCCGCTACTGCCGTATGGGGATCAAGGGGCGCCAATGGCGTGATCGTAATCAAGACCAAGCGCGGCCGTACCGGTAAGCCACAGCTGCGATTTTCTTTCTACACCGGCCTGACCAAGAAGCCTGAACTGATGCGGACGGTAGCAGGTGCTGAAGAACGCTGGCAGAAGCTGGGACTGATGCGGGATTATGGTACTTACCAGAACCTCGCCAATATTCCCCAGGTATTGTCTGATAGTTTGAACCCGGCCTTCAATAATGCCACCGACTGGCAGGATCTCTTTTACCAGGATGGTAAGGTGAACAATGCCGATATGAGTGTGTCGGCGGGAAATGAGACTGTAAACTATCGCCTCGGCATCAACTATTATGATGAAGAAGGGATCATCCGCCAGACCGGCTTCAAGCGTTTTTCGATCAGGGGAAATTTCGATTTCAGGGTGAGCAAGAAATTCAACATCAACCTGAACCTTTCTGCTACGCGCCTCGACCGCAAGCGCGGACTGGGAAGGGGAAGGAATGATATCGTTCCCATCAATGCCGCTACCATGCCGGCATCCTTCTATGCCCTTACCGATGAGGATAAGGCATTCTATTATGGCGGTTATGACAAGCAGAAGGACAAGAACCAATCTGATGCCTTTACCGCCTATGTACAGGCCAATTACGATATCGTAAGGGGATTGCAGTACTCTTTCCAGGGATCACTCAGTTCCACTGCCGATCGCAGGAACAGGTTCCAGCCCAAGGAGATCACGCCCGATGGCAGGTCCTATGCCGCTTCCTTCCAGAACAATTATTTCCAGTACTACCTGGCCAACGTGCTCACCGGAAGCAAGACCCTGGGCAAGGGCCATAATTTTGGGGTGGTATTGACACAGAGTTTCCAGCTGGATGACAAGCAGGGTAGCAGCCTCGAAGGGTTCAATGTACCCGATGAGAACATCCAGGTGGTTTCGGGTGTGCCCCAACGTGACCTATATGGTTATTCCTATGCACAGCAATCAGGGTTGCTTTCTTTCATGGGCCAGTTGTCCTATGACTACAAGCAGAAGTATATCCTGAACGCCTCCTGGAGGGCAGATGCTTCTTCCCGATTCGGCCAGGATTCCAAATGGGGTTATTTCCCCTCCGTATCGGCAGCCTATATCCTGTCGGAGGAAAAGTTCATGGAGCGCTTCAACTGGATCGATCTCTTCAAGATCAGGGGAAGCTATGGTCTGTCCGGGACCATGCCGGAGGATTTCTATGCGCCTTTCAACGTATGGAATGTAAACCAGGGAACCTATAACGGTATTGTGATGGCGACTCCTTCCTTCAATAAGCCATTGACACTGCCCAACCTTACCTGGAACAAATCGAACCAGTTGAACATTGGCTTCGACCTATTCATGTTTAATAATCGGGTGAACATCACCGTTGATGCCTATCGCAGGAACTCGCTGAACCCCATCCTGAACCTGCCCTTCCCATTCTATACTGGTTACACTTCGCAGACCTACAATGCGCCGTTGAATATCCTGAACGAAGGGGTTGACCTGCAGATCCAGACCCGCAACCTTCCCAGGAACAGTGCGGTGCAGTGGACCACGAACCTGAACATGTCCTTCAACAAGAACAGGATCGCTTCACTGCCCAATGGTAACAGGACCTTCTACTCCAGCTCTTACAACTATAACCAGGAGCTGATCTTCGCCGTAGGCCAGCCGATCTATACCTGGGCGCAGATGCAGTACAACGGTGTGTACAACCGTATGGGTGAGATCCCGGTGAATCCCTTGACCGGCCAACGCCTCACCTATTTCAAAACCTATTACCCGGTACAGCCCGGATTCCCCATATGGACCGATGTGAACCAGGACTGGGATGTATGGAGTGATGAAGACAAGGGTGAAGCGAAAGGTGACCTCGTTGCCACAGGTGATCCCAATCCAAAAGTGGTTGGTGGCTTGTACAATGAATTCACCTGGAAAGGATTCTCCCTGGGTATCCTCTGCACCTACACCTTCGGAAGGGATATCATCAATAACCATTTGTCCTCGCAATTCCAGAACGTGTGGAACTTCGGAGACATCAACAATTTTGCGTCGCAGCGCTTGCCAGACCTTTCCCAATTCAACTATTGGGTGCCCACCATGGCGGGCAAGGACAAGACCGGTTCAGCAGACTTCCCCAGCCTGAATCCTTATGGCCCGAACTACTACCAGTTCCTTCCCTTCAGCACTTTGTGGAATGAGAACGGCAGTTATTTCAAGATCAGGAATATCAGCATGGGCTACAACTTCAACCCTTCTTTATTGAAGCGTATTGGTCTGCAGGGCGCAAGGATCTACAGCATCGTGGACAATATCTACACTTTCCAGCAGGCGAGTGTCCCGGATGCAGAACTGGTGAGTCCGCAGGGAGAATACCGTGGTACCGCCTATCCACTGCCCCGCAAGTACACCTTAGGATTTGAAGTGACCTTCTAA